The segment GCCTCTTCGGCAGTATCGGAGAAATCGAGTCCTGCAAACTAGTCAGAGACAAGATCACAGGTATGCGGTTTCTCGAAGTGGTCTCAAATTGGTAGTGAAAATTAGCATCAAAGcagcatttgtgaccctagaccacaaaaccagtgggataggacaacatttggctgagatacacctatttgaaaatctcgagtgcaaaaaatctaaatactgagaaaattgcctgtaaagttgtccaaattaagttgttAGGAAtagatattactaatcaaaaatgaagttttgatatatttacggtaggaaatgtacaaaatatctacaAGGAACAAGATCTTTAACTAATaccctgatgatttttggcataaaagaaaaatcgatcattttgacacatgcaatgtatttttggctattgctacagatatacctgtgctacttaagaataGTTTTGTAGgttttgtccagggtcacattttccaATGCGTTCTCGTTCATACTATTGCAGGCCAGAGTTTGGGCTATGGCTTCGTCAACTACGTGGATCCCAACGATGCCGACAAGGCCATCAACACGCTCAACGGTCTCAAACTCCAGACCAAAACAATCAAGGTAAGAAGCCTTCAATCACTCGATGGGGAGGAAGTAGGAAAATAAAGCAGAGGCCGAGACAGACGTGACAGCAGGAGGGGAGGAGAATGGGAGGGGCAGGGGGAGGAGGACAAAAGGAGCGAAAGAAAAGAGAAAGTGGAGGTCAGAAAGCAAAGGGTTGTGTTCAGAGGTGATTGTGATGGAAATGTAATTAGGGAGACACAATGTGAGGCTCGGAGGTCAACGCGGAGAGCCCCATCTGCCTCCAATCTTGGCTAATTAGGGCCTTCTTTGTCCCCATTTTAGCTAGGTTTTGGGGTGGGGAAAAAGGTCTGCCTGGGCTTCTGAATGCGAGATTAAACAGTCCACCTGATCACCACACATCAAAGCCGAAGCAAGATTCAGGAGTTAAGCAGCTTCCCTAAGCAGACttggtgtgtgtttgcatgtacactcttaaataaaaatgccaaaaggttgtttttgcagcgatgccatagaagaaccatttttggtttcccaaagaacctttcagtatacagttcctaaaagaaccattttgattgaaaaatctaaagaatcttttctgcatttgaaaggttccatggatgttcaaggttcttcatagaaccactgttgacaataaagaacctttatttttatagaGTGCAGTCTAATTTGAAATTGGTGTAGTTATTTAAACAACACAAAGTCCGACTGCTATTGTCCTAATCGTCTTGTTTGTTCAGCCACAGCTTTGCCACTGACATTCAACGTTCGTGTGCCCACTGCCCTCAAATCCTTAAGCTGGGCAAATGTCATATTTTCCATGTCAATACGCCATTGTTAGAAAGGTAGAGAGCCGATGGCGAGGATGGGAGGGAGGGCGTGAGCGAGGGAGGGAGCCGGGGAGCAAAGGCTAGGAAGGAGCCGAATGCCAATGACAGGATTAGGGGCCATATGGGCTGCAGGCACCATCTGTACTGTGGGAGAGACAGGGAGAGGGTTAATTATGGGGCAGCGTCCCATCCCTCCAATACATCTCCCCCCCACCCCCCTCCAGTCTCTGCTGCACACTCACCCACTCGCTGCACAATTACACCCCTACCTCAACAATACCGCTGCTTAGTCATACTGGCCTGCAAGACGCAAACACACATATGGTGGAAAAACACATCATTCTGCCAAGGTCTGATGGTGAAACATGCTATAACTTGGTTGGGCGTCGTCAAATGGCTTGGACACATTTAAAATAGACTCTCTGTTATCACTGTTTGTGATAAAAACAAGATTACGATTTTTTTTGTGCTGTAATCGCTTACATAAAGGTCAACAGATTCAAATATGCCAATGTGTGGTGTAAAATGAAACAAATGCTTTGTTATAGAGCCcattattgataaaaaaaaaatgttacagtcAGTTTCTTGCCCATTTATGATTTATGTAAATTATAAGTTATATATGTAAAAGCCAGTGAAAAAGATATTGGTAAAAGAGTATAAGGCTATATGGCTCTATAAATGTTTAGTAAATGTTTAGCAAAAAGTATATTAGTGAATAAGTAAAAAAAGAGAATTTGTAAAAAGACTACATGGTAATATAAtttgtttgaaaaatatttaGTATGTATTATATATGCaatataaaggtaaatcaaaataaaaaataaaaaaaacaatgaaataatacatattttaaaagacaTGGGTTACATGGCAATAttatttgtttgaaaaatattgagtatatattatatatacattatataaaggTAAATCAGTTAtagatctaaaataaaataaaaaattaaataataaaaaaatgtaaaaagactCAAATTACATGCCAATATAatttggtttaaaagtatattatttgaaatataaaaggTAAATCAATTATAgatccaaaatataaaaaatatgtaacATAATACAAATTTGAAAAAACTAAGATTACATGGTAATATAATTTGTttgaaaaatattaattatatattatatatgcaatataaaggtaaatcaattatgaagaaaattaaataatacaaatttgaaAAGACTAAAATTACatggcaataaaataaaatgaaattaaacaatacacatttaaaactaagactaagattACATGGCAATATAATTTGTTTGGAAAATATTAAGTAAGCATTATATATGCAATACAAAGTTAAATCAATTATAGatccttaaaaaataattaataataaaacatgttcaTGTATAAACGATAAGTGTTAATTGTATGTGTAATACTGCTGAATAGAAGGGTGCCACATTTGCATTAGCATGAATTAGTATTGAGCTTTTTATTTGATTTgcttttggttttgtttcttcatggggtATTTTGTGAGGACGTGCATTAGGGTGTTGTCAGGGACGCTGGACATCTTGTAATCTGTTTACTTGGTTCGCCGGTTGCCAGAGGAGCAGTTTCCCCTTGAGAGCGAAGACAAAGGAGAGATGGAGGCGAAGGAGGGGGCCAATCTCTTTATCTCAAAAAACCACATGCGCACACACTGACACCAATCAATCAAAGTCAGTCCCTTTCAACCAGAAACtcataaatatacatattttatgaGAAAAATCTGTTCGCATCTCAAATACGACCAAGGCGGCTCGGTGGGGGATTTTTAGGAATTACGGAAGGGAATCTCAAAATGAGATGAATATTTGAACGTCAAAACAAACGTCTAATTGGACTTGATATTACATGACACGTCCCAAAGCGGAACAGGTTTCTAAATGCTGCTGTCTTGTGGAAAATCACCGGCTAGAATAACAGCCCATGATATCAAATTTTCCTCACGACTCCCTGAGGGAGCTGGTCTCGAATCGGCGCGGAGGGTGTCGATGCATCTGGGGGGGAAGTGTGAATGTGAGAGTGGGTTCGTGTTGCTGCTGTCAGGAGCACAGTCAAGCTGAAGTGGCGTTTAATAAGGGAACCGGGTTTGGTTCGAGTGAAGTGTGCGTAAGAGACGTGGATTTCAAGGAAGGAGGGATGAGAGAGAGTGGGCGGATGTCTCGCCTTTGAGCGTGGCAGTGCTGTGACATATCCGCTTCGACTACACTTGAAAGTTTGCACTGCTGGGAGTTTTAGGACTGTCACAGCTGTCTTGATGCGTTCTTCTTAATATTTCTATTAAAAGAAATCCTAAACTGCAGCTCCTTGTTTTGTGTGTGCGCGCAACGTAGGTGTCCTATGCCAGACCAAGCTCAGCTTCCATACGCGATGCCAACCTGTACGTGAGCGGCCTGCCCAAAACCATGAGTCAGAAAGACATGGAGCAGTTGTTTTCCCAGTATGGAAGGATCATCACCTCACGCATCCTGGTAGACCAGGTCACAGGTAAACGTTACCTCACTTCCACAAACAGCGTAGGCACCCTGGGGGAGgattaaaaatctaattaaagCTCTGGATGTGACGCAAAAAATAAGCTGTATGCTCCACagtcaatatttaaaaacaaaattcacCCCATTTGTAGATACTTAATGTAGATACCAGTGttattttgataatatttttaattcatttcatttcagtaatagttttagtaatattttatatatacgtgaccctggaccacaaaaccagtcataagggttcatttttttgagattgagatttatacatcatccaaaagctgaataaataagcttaggacaatatttagccgaaatacaactatttgaatatctggaatctgagggtgcaaaaaaacaaaatattgagaaaatcgcttttaaagttgtccaaagaagTTCTTAAgtttaggttttgatatatttacggtaggaaatttacaaaatatctttatggaacatgatctttacttaacatcctaatgatttttagcataaaagaaaaatcgataacgcatacaatgtattattggctattgctacaaatatacccatgctacttatgactggttttgtggcccagggtcatatatatatatatatatatatatagtattttaatttaatgtgttaagttaaactaaatgaaaatcataagtttttcatattttagatttttatagtttatttcaagtaacaattttttatcttttagttttagtaaactaTAATAATCCTGGTTCCTGATCTTActgtcaaataataaaaaaagtgactCAAAGTGCTGCACAAttctacataaataaataaaaagataaacaAAAACCTCAAAGCAAAACCTCAAATCTTTTAGAGATAAAAGgaataaatgaatcaaatgaatacaAGGCAGATAAAATTAAAACAGCACAATCCCACTTAAAAATATGCTTATTGAAATCTAAATATGATTCATTATTCAtctgtgcattaaaaaaaaatctaaatgtcaaAAAAACAATTATCCTTTTTGTTGATATAAATAACATATGTTAACCAAAAGCCACATTTCCAATGCATAAAATCAAATCCCGcccataaaattaattaaattacttGCACTTAAAATTTTCATTGAGTATATAAGAGATACGTCATAGAATAGAAATAAAATGGTTTGCATTGAAAACAGTTATAACTTTGGATTATAAAGTACTAAAGTATATAACCTAGTTCAACCCTGTGACCACATTGATTGACGGTGCTAACATTGCGTCGCTTTCTGTCCGGAGCAGGTATATCGCGCGGGGTAGGATTCATTCGGTTCGACAAGAGAAATGAGGCTGAGGAGGCCATCAAAGGCCTGAACGGTCAAAAGCCGTTGGGCGCCGCCGAGCCCATCACCGTGAAGTTCGCCAACAACCCCAGTCAAAAGACAGGACAGGCCCTGCTTACCCAGCTTTACCAGACAGCTGCTCGCCGCTTCACCGGCCCTCTGCACCACCAGACTCAGCGTTTCAGGTACTGCTCCCACCTGCAGCCATGGGCGTAAATCccgggggggacgggggggacatgtccccccccATCCGAGGGTTGTCCCCCCCCcctctaaaaaaattatttaaaaaaaatcgcactctctattgtgaaaaatatatgtatgtatacctaCTCGTGTAAGTAGAAAAAAACCcccgcaaaaaatgcatttagaaacagtTGAGTTCCCCCTCCCCTTCCTTACAGTGGTTTGGCCCACTGCCTGCTTTACACACATAACACGAGTCAGGTGTGTGGCTGCGGCTCAATTAATGCTGAACTCCAGTAAATAGGGTATTTCATTAACTTTAAATAAAGCGATtctctttaatgtagttgatgcagactcattcataaattAGTTGCGGCAAAGATGCTGATTACCGATGTAATTTTCCATCAATCTGCTATATTAGCAATTAAAACATTACTTATCTAGTTAAGGTTAGCTTGTTTACCATAGCTTGTTGCATAATGCAATGCAAGACGCCAAAGCCGTTTcccatgcattgttttatttgtgacGACTTGGCATAATGTTAACTTAACATTAACGGCCACAATTAGAATGTTGCAGGTATACCTCACTTCCCTGATGTCAAGAGATAAACTAGCGAGCGTTATCAGTAGGTTCAGCCTTTAGCCCTTTTGTTagcgcgtccgcctcccgtgccggagacccgggttcgagacccgctcgtcGCGAGTGTGTGGCGTTTCATTTAGCTGTGCATTTACAAAATGAGCACTGTGTTACGTCCGAACAAACCTCactataaataaaattgtaaacctttttttagttttagtttttattgttgtgtatctttataagtacaatttgactgtattattttgcgtCCCCTTCCAAAATTGCTcatgagaaattttatatttactgtccccccctactgttaaatgaaatttacgCCCATGCCTGCAGCCCTCACCCCTACCATTCCCTACTCTTCCTCTGCCGGTTTTCCTTTAAACCGCAGCGCGTTCACGCCATCAGGGGGATTTTGACAAATCTCGATGGGCCCAAGCCAGGCGGTGCGTTAAAGAACCGCCCAGTTTAGAGATAAAACACTGCATGTGAATCAGTCACGAGCATTCACAGCAGTACTCCCAATCCATCGGCTGAGGGCTCTGTAAGCACTGCGTCAGAGCCGCCGACTGCCGATTGGTGGACACGGCGGCCAGTAAAGAGCTCCCCCTGGTGGCTAAAGCGGCTGCATGAAAACGCTTTGCTCTGGTTGTTGGATCTTGCAACTAATATCTTCACCTCCGTCACTCTCCCTCTTGCATTGCAGACTCGACAATTTACTAAACGCCAGCTACGGAGTCAAGAGGTAATTTCCAAAAAAAGGTGTCCTTTCAAAAGCATCCATGCCTAAACAAGCTCAAACAAAGTGCCCGGAATACCACCTGCTGACTTAAGCATTACCATTagagatttgatttgatttagcACCGTTTCACTAGATTGGCGTAGCTCACAGCAGGACATTCTGGCATGGCTTTGTTGAACCTTTTTGTTCTTTTGGTTAATTCCTTGATCGAACTGATTTGTATGTATTTCTGTATTGAactaacattattattttttttctcagttttggTTGCTTTAATGTCTTTTTTCCACCAGCATGGACATACAAGATTCCGTTTGCGTCTCCTCTGTTCGTTCCAATTTTACGTTGATTTGTTTCTGATTTGCCTTCATCCCTCTCTAGGTTTCTGTTTTGCTAAGTATCGTGGTTTTGTTGGACATTGTGAACTCTGTTTTTAACAGGGACTAGTTGGTTTGATCACCCTAGTTAATACGATAGCTGCTCGTTTTCTTACCTACTTAAGGCTGTGGAGATCGAGTGAGTCCGGTCCacaaagagacaaaaaaaaagtgGTAATGAGAGGCACTCTGTGCCGAACTTCAGAATGACACCCATGGTAGCTCTCCTTCTTTCCTCCCCAGATTCTCCCCCATAACCATTGACAGCATGACCAGTCTAGCCGGGGTCAACCTGACCGGGCCCACCGGAGCAGGCTGGTGCATCTTCGTCTACAACCTGTCCCCCGAAGCTGACGAAAGCGTCCTGTGGCAGCTCTTCGGGCCGTTCGGCGCCGTCACAAACGTCAAGGTCATCCGCGACTTCACCACCAACAAATGTAAGGGCTTTGGCTTTGTCACCATGACCAACTACGACGAGGCGGCCATGGCTATCGCCAGCCTGAACGGCTACCGCCTGGGCGACCGCGTGCTGCAGGTCTCCTTCAAGACCAGCAAGCAGCACAAGGCTTGAAGGAAGGCCTAGTCACTACTGCTCTTTAACATGCAGGGGGAGCTACTGAGCTCCCTGTACATTCACTCTACATGGGCCTGGACAGAGTCTCTCTCTAACACAcatttcaacacacacacacacacacacacacatgtttagTTGTTTCGAACAAAAACACATGAGTAGAGtcgtttttcttttctctttacaCAACATGCTAGTCCTTCCCAACATTTGCCTGTATTGAATTAGCAGAGTTGTGAGACGGGGCTGGGGAAATCCGTGAGGAGGGACAGTCTAATGAATGTGACAGAGAATGTCTGCagagatttaatttaattcaggCAAACTAAGAGAACTGGTCAACgaacgaacaaaaaaaaaaaaaagaaaaaaagaagaagaagtaaATCAAATATGTGCAATTTACCCGATATCTTGCCCCGGTAACTCTCCTGTCTGGCTTCAGAGGATGCAGTCACTTTTTTACACTTGGGCATTTTGAATCAGTGATTTTTTAGagaaaaatgattaaaacagtgtTCTCTTATATATATGATGATATAACTATATATTCAACATTTAAGGTGGTTATAATAGCCAAATATGTAAGCATTTTCTAGAACTTTGATTACGGTTTCCTGGCTCTACATTAGGTTGCAACCTTACACACCTTACTCGAGCTCCAacccaacagccactgaacaaactGTGTGGATGGTAGTCAAAAATCGAGAGGTCACCCGGGGGTCATCACAATCACCTCAGCACACCGAAAGACGACGTTCATCACCGAgacactcgcacacacacacaccaacacaCACGCACATGCACATTCGCCCCTCCGCCGGAGGGCGTAGCGAAACATGGCGACCTAGAATCTCCTCGTATCTTTCCACTCTGAGTTTTATAGTTAGAATTTAGAATTGATTCCACCACATGCAGTTGTCTGTGTAACTAGGGGCATTTCGACAGTGTTCCCATGGTGATGGCATTTGGAATTCTTTTGAAAGTCTTTCAAACCAATTACGAAGGCCGACTGCGGAATCCAGAACCATATTAGATCATTTTAAACAGGTTTGAATGGCTCGGGAGTAGGCTGTGTGTCAGAATGCTCCATTCACTAAACAGAATCGCATTATAATTCGCTTTCCCAAACCGGTTTTAGCCGCCCCTAGGTTTCTAAACAGCTACATATCAGACATCAAAGTTTGTGTCCTCAAGACCCTTTAAAGCAAGTCGCAGCCACACAAGCTACACAAAAATGAATATCTTGAAAACAAATTCCCTAGATACATTAAAGACAATGCCCAAGCTGTCCACAGCCCTGCGATCAAACAAACGAAACTGTTCCATGGGGAGAGACGTTGCTGTAAAATCGCAAAACTTCACATTAGATGAAGAAAAGAACTGAAAGATGTAAATGTGTGTTCAAATCAAGTGACATTTTGCTTTTCTAAATAACGCTGTGTTAGCCAAAGAGGACAATGATCTCTTTGAAAGGATTACATTAgagattaatatatttttatatctacGAGAAAAACACAAGACCTTGTGCAACATTTTTACAGATTCTTAAATCGTGGAAATCTTTGGACACACCGCATGgcttttattttcagagttttcAACTTTGGGGAAAGAGGGCCAGTTTGCGGTGTAAGGGAGGGGATCAGAGGGTTGGGGACTAAGACTTACATGCAGTGAAACCATTTCattttcaaaaatacaaaaaaaaaaaagagaaacatacgaaacatttaaaaaaaagaatcagcAGACAGGTACATGTATGCATTATGCAGGATAAAACGACGTTAACGGTTTCTCTAAAGTGATGTAAAAAATCAAGCGTTGCTTCAATGACGGTGCAGTGAAGCGCGAAACGGCGTCACCTCAAACACCCAGAGCATTTCATCTTGTATCGGTGAAAACGAAAACGAAGAATCACCTTAACGCTTCAGCATGTTCAGTGCACCAAAAAAGTGGAAAATTAATGTAATGTAGCTGCacttatcaatgtaatcaattctCGCAAAGAATCCATAGTGAATTATACTTTCAACATAACAAGCAAATGTCTATCATTGTACTGTCTAGgttttttcgttttttaaaatttgatttcTGCTCCACATATCTTCTGTATTCCACCGTCATATCATCGACACCTAATTTTGCTCCTTTGCACAAGCACTAACCAACCAAGGGATCTTAGCTTTGTCACTGATGAAGGGAAAAAAGTCAGTCCGAAACATTTAGGAAAAATGTGAccgcacacacatatacacacacacacgtatacttacacacacaaacatatcaAAGTGTCTCTAAGCCCTCCACAGCATTCCCATCGTATCAAAACTGTGATACACCTTGATCTAACCCCTCTCCGCTTACGCCACATTAACGTCGCGACACATTTTTCTTTCGCTAACGCTAACGCTAACTCAACTCATCCTGGAACTCATCGGTGGTGACGTGAAAAATCGTAGACGTAAAGATAGGTCCGTCCTCTAAAATGAGCGAGTGACCAGGGCAACCCTGTAGTGCGCCTGGTGACCGTAGGGAGGTTTTAGCGTCGAGCGTCCCAACGAACCCTTTAGCTACACCACTCCCCCATCCCCTCAGAGAGCCAAGGACAATGGCAGGAAACAAACATACTGCACCGCTTGAGCAACTACaataataatcattaaaaaaagacaaaaaaaaaaactttcctatGGAACAGTAAGTGCAATGTGCTTTGTTTTTATATTGACTGAGAAcaaaagatatatatattttttaaaaaagaaattaaacgTCACACTGAAATGGTTTGCAGAATAGTGAAAGGATCAAATGTAACGAACAAcaacaaaatggaaaaaaaagtgtTAACTAACAGATTCATTAGAAGAATCAAACAAGCACCAAGAGCTCTGGTCTCTAAAAATGTCCATTATCCCTTCCTCCGCCCCCTTATTAGTGCTCTGACCATGCAAGCTAAAACAAACAGCCGTCTATGGTACGAGAAAAGAGCAATTCTAAAAGACCGTGAATGGAATACTGTCTAAAATATCATCGGTTTTAGCCCATGTTGATTTCAGAATATCATTTTTCCTGTAATTTATTGAGTTACTTTACATATCAGAATCACACGTTAACTTAGCGTATTTGTGTTGTTGATGTTGCCATAGAGGACACACGTGGGTCGAATATTTCGTTTCGGTTCCTTTTATTGGGTACGGTTTCTTATCTTCGTTTCCATTATTTATAATTAGTTGCTGTTCTTACAGTGTATGCAGGTTTTAGAATTAGTTAGTATTATTTCTTTTCaatcaaaatgtgtttaattgtgTTTGTAAAAGTCTGTGGTAGCTTTTGTTGCAACATAAAtaatttaaactgaaaaaaaaaaatcaatatagcGCCAATGAACTTGTATTATTTGGGCGACTTTAAGCTTGTAGTTTTAACTTATTGTTAACTTAAAaactatttattatcattattatgattattattattgcctCGTATGAAAGTATGTTTTGTGTATATTTAtggtttatttcattatatttgcaAGTTTAAATACTTTTCATTTTGCCAAAATGTGGTTACacctttttgtttttctttaaagggaacaaatagattaaaaaaataaataaaaaaacaaaaaaaaaaaaaaaaaaaagagaagtaaACTGCTTTAGAATTACAATTTGGAAAAGTTCTCCATAGGCAAAGAATGCACTGCTATATTAAACTAATTGAAGTGTATAAACATACATGCTGTGTGCTAGATGTTATGCCTTTAATGCCTGTGTTTTGTTTGTCTTGTTAAATGAAAACCTTTTGATTATTTAATCTAATCACAGTCTTGTTTTTCCAACCACGTTCAGAACCCCATAGCGAGTCAGGGCCCGGGGCGAGGCCTGGGGCAAGGGGGGGTTCGGGTCCGAGGCGCGGTCCGGACTGCGGTCTGGACCCGCGGCGAGGCCTTAGGCTCAGCGTCCCTCGCCAAAAACCTCTCACCCACTGCCGTCTAGAAAATAAAACAGCCAGTGGGAGGGCTAGAGCGCAACGATTAGCGGACGTGGGCGAAGAAAGCGCAGCGGGGGAGACGGGCCAGGCGAGGCGCTGAGCTAGATAAAGGGGTCAGTGGTCACTCTGTTTCTCAACCAGTTGTATTTTGTGTCAATTAATTTAGGAGGGACACAGAGTTACTTAGCAACGTTCTTCTGAAAACATTTTCCAGGAATAACAGAACAATAACAGAAGAAAACAAATGaacaatacataataataataaaaaagatcaaaAGCAGAACTCCTGATCTCAGTGTCTGTGTGTCACGAATAAAAATCTCATACTtccaaacacgaacaaacaaagacaaacacataacaaaggggaaaaaaataataaaaccttTCAGTTTAGTTTAGGATATTTATTACTGGGATTTCAGCTGAAGACGCTTGAGGACTTTTTCATGGAATTGTTTAATTATTTGTACTTTACatgccagaaaaaaataaaagatatgAATCTCAGTGTTTTCCTTGTGCCTGTTTTTTGTTTGGGGGGGATTGAGGGGTGCATTTATTCAGGACTCAATCACCATCAGTAAGGTTTACAATTTCAGTAAGCAACAGATAATGCTAAAGTTCATAGTCTAGTGTGTAAAACATTAACCTCAGTTAGTCAACTAGCCAATGGCATTTTTGGCTGTACACTTCCTACAGTAAAGATGTGTAATTATGCACTACTCAAAGCCATTTTGTAGTATAAATAGTGTCAGCAGTGTTCACACCAAATAGTCTGAACAGAAAAAGCCAGACTTAATGAATGAACTTAATTAATAGTTGCAGTCATCCTTATGCAGCTGAGAGAGAAGAGGGTATTAAACTCTGATGCTGGATTAAAAAATAACTTCAGAAAATTCATACACTACACCGTACATTAAATAGTGCATACTAGATAACTTACAAATTGTCGTCCATGACAAATACGGTAGTTAAGTaaagtaatccattacattacacatttgtgagcctggagcacaaaaccagtcataagggtcaggtttttttttttaaattgagattttcaGCTGAAaacagttgaataaataagctttccattgatgtttgggttattaggataggccaatatttgcccaagatacaactatttgaaaatctggaagctgagggtgcaaaaaaatctaaatactgagaaaatcacctttaaagttgtccatttacatttatatatttagcagattcttttatccaaagtgacttacaaaagaggacaatggaagcaatcaaaatcaagaaaagagcaataacatgcaagtgctatgacaagtctcatttagcctatttaattatataataaataaaaagaaaatagatagaatGAAAAAAAGGAAGCTAGTGTTAGATGCCTAAAAACAGAGAGATAGCATTCAAAAAGAACATAGAAGCAAGCAGTAAGTAAAGGAATAGAGTATAAGTCTAAAAGAGcacgttttttattttttaataaagaatagaattagaatagatgaagatgaagaatatgaagagatgtgtttttagccgattcttgaaaATGGCTAAGTACACATTCCATCACttcttgtccaaatgaagttcttagcaatgtatattaataatcaaaaattaagtaataATTACGGTAGGACCTTCCCCAAATATCTCTGTTTAACCTAATGATTtatgccataaaagaaaaatcgatcattttgacccatacaatgtattttggctattattttaaatatccctgtgctacttaagagttttgtggtccagggttacatttcaGGTAATATAATTGTTAATAGGGTTGTCACgatgacttacgatactataccagttgaagtatcacgataccaagtagtatcacgataccgtgcagtattctgttcatttaaaattcaattctacaaaatgaataaaaatttcataaataaaaagatgtaaatgaaaacagacaagatttttctctgaatacttcattaatgtgaatgaatgactggct is part of the Garra rufa chromosome 1, GarRuf1.0, whole genome shotgun sequence genome and harbors:
- the elavl3 gene encoding ELAV-like protein 3 isoform X4; its protein translation is MVTIISTMETQVSNGPSGTSLPNGPVISTNGATDDSKTNLIVNYLPQNMTQEEFKSLFGSIGEIESCKLVRDKITGQSLGYGFVNYVDPNDADKAINTLNGLKLQTKTIKVSYARPSSASIRDANLYVSGLPKTMSQKDMEQLFSQYGRIITSRILVDQVTGISRGVGFIRFDKRNEAEEAIKGLNGQKPLGAAEPITVKFANNPSQKTGQALLTQLYQTAARRFTGPLHHQTQRFRLDNLLNASYGVKRFSPITIDSMTSLAGVNLTGPTGAGWCIFVYNLSPEADESVLWQLFGPFGAVTNVKVIRDFTTNKCKGFGFVTMTNYDEAAMAIASLNGYRLGDRVLQVSFKTSKQHKA
- the elavl3 gene encoding ELAV-like protein 3 isoform X7; the protein is MVTIISTMETQVSNGPSGTSLPNGPVISTNGATDDSKTNLIVNYLPQNMTQEEFKSLFGSIGEIESCKLVRDKITGQSLGYGFVNYVDPNDADKAINTLNGLKLQTKTIKVSYARPSSASIRDANLYVSGLPKTMSQKDMEQLFSQYGRIITSRILVDQVTGISRGVGFIRFDKRNEAEEAIKGLNGQKPLGAAEPITVKFANNPSQKTGQALLTQLYQTAARRFTGPLHHQTQRFRFSPITIDSMTSLAGVNLTGPTGAGWCIFVYNLSPEADESVLWQLFGPFGAVTNVKVIRDFTTNKCKGFGFVTMTNYDEAAMAIASLNGYRLGDRVLQVSFKTSKQHKA